TTTTCTTTTTAGTTGTACCACGCTGTGTTGCAAGTCACCTAGCTATATAAAATCGGTTTCTGTAATTCCAAAATTCTTGTTACACCGGATTTACATTGATCCCATTGATGACCGGCTTCCTCAATGCATGAACAGCTCCTGTTGATGAAAGATTCCCTCTAAAGAACGGGATACGTACAAAATTGCGTAAACAACTATGGGAGGTCACGGTGGGCTTAACATTCTGCCTCAGAAGAAGTGGAATGTCTATCGAGCTGATAGACAGTACGAGGTCAAATACGACGAGCACCGTGACATTGAAAAGCGTCTGGCAACTCGGGAACAGCGTAAACGTGAAAGACTTACGGATTCCTTGGTGGAGCTTCGCAGGAAGTCTCAGGGTGTTTTGAACTATGAAAGCCGACCTAGTGAGCAATCGGAACCGCATCGCAAACGGCGAGACCGATCTCGCAAGCATCGCAGTGTTAACGAGGAGCATCACCATAGACGAAGTTCTAGATCGCGTTCCCCTGAACGCACAGCAGAGGACGACGCTATAAATATACCCGTTAGTGGCCACATCAACCTCTTTGAGGATGCTGAACGCGAGGCTCAGGAACTCGCTGAGAAGCGCCGCGAGAACTTAATAAAGAGTGGCGGTTACGTCTACAATTCTGGCGATAAGGGTCCTAGATCAGTGAATGTATACACTGACGATGCGTCTATAACTCTAGTTCCGGATTTTAAGCGGTATTCTACACCCTGGTACATGAAAAGTCGTGCTCAGGACCGTGTTATTGACACACCTCTGGACAGCAAAGGCGGGCCGCGCTTCCTTAAAAGCGTGTCGACTTTCGATAACGACTCGGCAACGATTGAAGAAGATGAGCTTAAGCGTTCGTTTGGTGAGCGTCTAGCGCGTTTCAGCAGTAGACATCAGCGTTCTGGTGAATAGTTGTAGCAGCCGCTGCCATCGCAAATCTTTCTTTTTTCCAATGGCTGCACTAAACTTTTACATGTCAAAAATGGGCATATAACAATACAGAATAATTATATCGCAATCCTCGTTTAGTCGTGTTGCTTCGGTGTGTTACTGCCTTGTCGCGTCCTGGCTATACGATGGACATATCACGTCTGGTGGAGCTGCAGCAGCGGCTTAATGCCGCTCTGATGTTGTGGTCAGGTGCTGGCAGTCATCTTGAGAAGACTCAACGGATGCAGGATCTTCTAGACCAGTCATTGGCCCTTATATCTGGGCTCCATGGCTCCAGCCATATAAACCGCGACATTCTCAACTGGATCTCCCGCAACGTCCTGAGCGTTGTGAATGTTGTTTTGAACCACATGTGCTCGCTGTCACGTGCTGATATAGATGGCCAGCTGTATGTCCAGAAGGGCCACATCCTGGTGAAGATGCTGTTAATTGTGCTACAACATCCCTCCGAGGACCAGTGTCTGCGTACAAAGGTGCTTCTATGCGGTGTATTAACATCCTGGCGCATTCTATTTTCAAATAGCGATACTAACATGTGTTCTTCACTTGCTTCATTCAGGCGTTCCTCGCTTGTTGTTGGCGACATCCTGGAGCTGTGCACAGGTATATTTTCCAGCCTTGAGCGTGATGAGCACTCTATAACAATGTGCATGATACTGCTGGAGATACTGTCCTTCTCCGATACTCCTAGGCACAGGTCTGCTGTTTTGGACTGCTTGGCCCATGTGCCACCTGATCCCGTTGTAGCTCGTATATATCCCGGGTTGGTATCCCGGGTTGTATCCATACTCTCGGAGCTACGTGAATCTGATTTTGGCAGGGCCATGAATGTACTAAAatcatggattccaaaggCACTCGCTTGTGATTGCAGCGGCGAGGCATGTTGGCGTCGTTCCGACGCCAACATGGCAAAGAACGCACATAAAACCTCGGAAGCTATTGTAATGGTATTTAAGAAGTATGCCAGGGTATTTCCAAGCCATATGACGGATCTGTCCATAGCGTGTTTGCGCTGTGCCTGTCTATCACAGGAGGTTATCCATTGTATCCAGAACCATGTGATATTTATCTTGGATACCGACAAGCTACTGGGAGAGGCACGTTGCATAGCTGCTGCATCTTCGATTGCATTCAAGCTGTCGTTGCGCAGCGAGGTGACATCCCAGCTTAGCTCATGCCAGGACCCGCAAAGGACGCTAGCTATATACCTAGGCTACGCGGATCTAGAGAAGCACGTAAGCGGATTGTCGCAAATCGACCCTTACGTGGTAATGGAGATGCTCTACCGCTGTGCTGAGGTGCCTCCTGCGGCAGATGGCACCGCTTTCGTTGCGCTGCCGCGTCTATCCCGTTGCGAGACATCAGTGGACCTCGCTGATTTCTGTGAGCCGCATGAACAGGTGTTTTTAAAGGCTGCTGGCGACCACATAGGCCGTATGCCACCTGCACAGCAAAAGCAAGTTATATCGGATTTGTTGGACCACTTCATCGTTGGGGTCGGGGATAGATCTAGAGTATTGAGGCTGCTTGCAGTTTTGCGAGGGCTCCTGAATTGCGGATCAACATGCATTTCAGCAGTTATCCCCGAGATCGTGGAGGTCATTATGCTCAAGGTGGTGCATAGTGACCTCCACAAGGAGTCCCACGTCGCCGCTTTAGCGCTGTTTGCCACTGTCTTCAGGAGATATCAGGTTACTTTACCTGCTCAACAGATGTGCGATATACTATTTTGGTCCTTGCCGTGGTGTATGTCAGATTGCGAGCGTGGTTATAACTATGCAAGAGCACTTGTATATAGGATCGCTATGAGACACTGGTGGTGATGACGGCAATATCGCCGTCATCACCCACGCCATGCTGCAATTCTACAAGAATCTACTGCTCCATCGTTCTATACGGGAGCTTAAAATGGTTCCCAGGGATTGCAATACGTGCTACAACGTAGCGGATGTTGTTTTCGTACTGTTGCAGTACGGTACGTGCTCCCTGAAGGACCTGTTTGATATTATCGTCACGCTAGAGCGCTGCTTGCCAGCAGAGGCAGATGCAAGTGTAGCGCCCATGCTATATATCTATGCGTTCATCGCTGACTACATTGAGAAACGATTCGACTCCCTCGGCACCGGGGTAACGAACAGGGCCATTGGGTCAAGTTTGGATTTGACCCCGGGTATCGCTGAGGACAGGCCGGCAGGACCTAGGCCCAACGGTGATGACACTAGTGACGTGTCGGATAAACACTACATGCAACAAATCGCAGATCAAACTTGCATCAGCCAGTATACAACTGGTAATCAGCAATATGACATGGAATTCAAGGATCGCCGGCTAGCAGTGGCCACTGTCATTGCAACGCGCTGTCGCTACTACCTGAGCCATCCGGACATAGAATTGCGCAACATCTGCCTATTCACGCTCAGCAGGTGCTTCTCATCATTTGCGCACAACGTGCCGATTATGCGCATCAGGTTATATGAATGCTGGGATCCGCTTATCCACTGCATGGAGCTGAACATACGGAGTCTACAGGTGATGACCTACATAGTAGGCATCATGACCATCGGTACGAGGAATGCCTATGAATTCGTTGAAAGGTGGTTAGTGGATGTATTCAACAAACTGTGCGACCTCGTGGTCGCAGAAGGAACAGGAGGCTACGTCACCAAGGCTGACGAGGTACACCGGACCATACGCTACAAGTTTGTCGTCACGCTGCTGGAATTCACACATGAAGTCTCCAGCCGTGCGTGTAACCGTGAGTTGATATCAAGGGTAATGGTAATGGCACTGCTAATGTGCAAATCCACTGCACCCTCAGTGGAGCGGTTGACCTCAACCGTCCTGCGAGAGTTATACTCCCAGGATAGTGCTACATTCCTAAGCGTAATTGCCCATACCAATGTTGACTACAGCAATGGAATCACAGTTGAACCATGTGAGTTAAAGCGTGATGTGCGTAGGCTCCTGCCCCAAAGCGCGCGTATCCAGGCTTTGCTGCCACCGGAGTCATTGTCTAACGCAGTTATTCATTAATTATGGTCGGGTGTGTACACTTTTTAGCGTTAATTAATTTCTACATATCAGTCCAGGCGGGTGTTCTATCACGTTACACCCCGTCTATTAGCGGTGTATTCCACGGACTTATCGCACCCAAACGACTGTCAATACGCCTAGAAGGCTGCAGCAATGATGCATTGATCTTGAAGGAACTGGAAGACAGAGGACTAGGGATATATGAGATTGATTATAACAATCCACGCAAAGTCAAGGCACTGGTTAACGCCgtcaatgatatatacaactcaaggcactactttgccaGTAATGTACACAAATATCAAATAGGCACCAATGGGAACGCGgttatattaaaatgcgTGGAAAATGGCGTACCAGAGGCTAATTTCAAGTTATTCGTTTTTGACCCTGATAAGGGTACCGCCATTGATACCACTGGCATGGAGCTGGTAACCAGCTCAAGCCATCGTATGAAGGATCTGAAATATCGAGAAGAACGTAGTGATAGATTAAAGGCAATGGTCTATAGTACCAAGAATGTACTTTTGAATCTTGATCCCGCCTTTTTCCGCAGCATCCAAAAGTTAGGTATCTGGAAAAACCTTGAATACACCATATGGCGCACCGCCGATGGACAATTACATATGCACTGTTATTGTGACGGCCCGGGTATCACCCGTACCGTGGATTACACGCTGTCCAACATCTTATCCAAAGAGGGCGCTAAGCTAAACATCGCACTTAGGGACAACGACTTCTTAGGATCAGGGCTGCAGGCTGAGATAATGACTCAAGTTGGTTTGCGAGACTGGTATAAGATGTCGTCTAACCACACCATGAGCGCCAATATGACCTATAACACATTGAAAAAGACCATGTGGTCAGATCGATCGGGTGATACAATGGCATTCACATTGGCATGTAATTGCGGAATGGATGATGTAATGCGCTTTGTAAAGCCAGGGGACGTAAATGAAGCGGGTGGTGGCTCCAAGAGTAGTGTAAAAGGTATTATGCTATTCAAGGCCGGTGCTACCCGCGGGAATGTAACCGTAGGACTTGATACCCGAACAATGCAATTCAGCACAGACACACAGTCAGAGATACGTAAGAGTCACAAGGTACCCATAGCCATCAAGCATACTTTATTGCTAAAATACCCACGGAAGGTACCACTCAACAGTAGTGCTTCCGATAATCTATATCTCAACTCCAAGGCATCGGCATCCACTGCACTGGGCGACTATAACATAGATATAGGATTGGGAATGGGCACCTCAACGGATAAAAGCGGGTTCCGAGGTAACCTAGCTGAAGGAAAGCGTTACCTCATGATAGCAGGCGATGTCACACGCCAGTGGTCACAAAAACACCTGTGGAATACCATTAAACCAGGTGTGTTCCTGGATGTGCTGTACTCCATTAACGGCATGAACTACCCTCATGGCCGGCATCACTTTGCCGTGTCCGCCGGTGTTATCGTCAGGGTGCTTGGAATTGCTATCGCAATATCACTTTCGGAAATCCCTCGTAATATGGGCAGTGGCTCAGCCGATCTCCTGAAATCACTACAGGAAAGTTTTTACGTATCAAGCTGATGGGTTATCTAGCGTGATGCCTAGATTACACGTAGATCCACTTCGTGGGATGCAGTACGGTTGAAAACATTTCCCGTAATGTACTAAATACCAACATAACTGCTTATACCTAGGTATAGAGTATACCAACTTATATAATGGCACATAGTAATTTAGATTACCTGTCCCTAAGAGCCCTTTTAATCAGTTCGCGCAACTCACGGTTGGGAATAGTATTGGGATCGAAGTATTCCGGGGTAGTCTCCAAAAGCCACGATAATTCAACACTACTGACAGTACGTAGAAATGTCCGGGAAGTGTGCACTATCTGGTGATATACAACCAGGGACTCTAAAGAGGTCAATATGGAAGAAGGGTGCAAAGCAACAGCCTGGTTGTCCTTCACTGTGTAGTACGTAGTACCCTTGCTGGAGTACGCTGTTTGCTGGAAGAATCCAGCACATAGACACCTCAAAAcattggattccacaggGTCCGATTTATGATCCAATGTACAATCCACTTTCAAATGCTTCTGAGCCAGTTTGGCCAGCTGCTCGAAAACGCGTACCGCAGAGTCCAAACCCTTTGTACTAGCGCGAACCTCGTAGCAAAAGTCCTCACAAACCCTTCTGCCCTGTGGAACTAGCGCGACATACGCATTGAATACATTTAGCATGGTCAGGTGGTCACCTCTTTTGGACCTTAACCTATAGGCACGATCGCTATAAGCGGTCTTTAGTCCATCGCGCTTACCCTGGGAACGCATGAATACATTGGGTACCGACAGCATAGCTACAAGCGCTATGACGTCACGAGTGCAGCCGTATTTCGGTgataccactaccatctTAGCCAGTTGTGGCTCAAGTGGGAATTCAGCCATCAAGTCACCCGTAGGAGTAAGTTCACCCTCATCATCCAGGGCCTTCAAGTAGTTCAGCTCCTCCAAAGCGCGCATCATGGTCTCGGGAGCTGGAGGGTCCATGAAGTCAAAGTGGACCAAGTCGTCAATACCCAGCTTCTTGAGGTTAAGAACGACAGTTGCGATGTTGGACCTCAATATCTCAGGAAATGTCTGAGGTATCAGCTCGTTCTTGTAAGCCTCCTCAGTATATAGCCTGAAGCACTTGCCAGGACGTGTCCTACCAGCACGCCCAGCTCGCTGAGCAGCTGAGGCCTGCGATATTGGAGCCACGAGAAGTGACTCCACCCTGGCCCTTGGGTTATAGACGTTTTGTTTAGCAAAACCAGTGTCGACTACATACACTATGCCATCGATAGTTAAACTGGTTTCTGCAATATTAGTGGCCAGCACGCACTTGCGGCCCTCTACCTGTTTAAATACCTGCTCCTGCTCCCGAGGGTCCATGCTACCATACAATGGTAACACGGTTAATACCCTAGACAAGGCAGTGTTCCTGGAGTCCAGCCGCTGCTTAAGCTTCAGGATCTCATCCTCTCCAGTGAGGAAAACAAGTATATCACCCTCATCCTCGTCCTTGTGGATCCTAATAACAGTGTTGAACACAGCGTCAACGTAGTTCTTCTGAGGACAGGAAGTGTAAAATATTTCTACAGGGAAGGTTCTACCAGGTATGGATAACATATCAGCGCCGCCAAAGTACTTCTGGAATTTCTTACCGTCCAAAGTGGCACTCATGACAACTATCTTCAAATCTTCACGAGATCCCGCAACCTCCTTGATGAGACCAAATAATACATCCGTAGAAACCGTACGCTCATGAGCCTCATCCAGAATAATCACACCATAGTTGCGAAGCATGGGATCGGTAATAGCCTCCCTTAGTAACATACCGTCAGTCATAAACTTAATGACCGTGTTCTTGGAAGTCTTATCTTCAAATCGAATGGAATATCCCACAGTCTCACCCAGCTCGACGTCCATTTCATCAGCAACTCTAGCAGCAACCGACATTGCAGCTACCCTTCGGGGCTGTGTTACCGCCACTTGCAGCCCCTGGTTGAGTTTTGAATTGACTACAAACTGCGGTATCTGTGTAGTCTTACCGGAACCTGTCTCTCCCACTAGAATAATCACTTGGTTGCGCCGTAAAAGCTTCACAAAGTTCTTTCGGGCGCTCCATGCCGGTAACTCACGGCGCTTCTCAAGGATGGTGTAGTATCGCTGGGAATATGGTAAATTGGTGAATCTGTTTATGTCGTCACAGAGTTCATCATCAGGCTTGCTTCGCTTTAGACTAGAAGTGTCTGAAATAGTATTAACAAGTTCCACaggattccatatagtAACGTAATATCTATGTCACCAGGTAGTTATACAGTGTAGATAGCTACTGAAACATTCAATTACAAGCGTTACGTTTGATATGGTACAACCTATGAAAGGGAAGGTCTACCTACCTGTGACGGGAGCGTCGGAAAAGCCAGT
This is a stretch of genomic DNA from Babesia bovis T2Bo chromosome 1, whole genome shotgun sequence. It encodes these proteins:
- a CDS encoding Helicase associated domain (HA2) family protein; protein product: MAADTNFKSHTGFSDAPVTDTSSLKRSKPDDELCDDINRFTNLPYSQRYYTILEKRRELPAWSARKNFVKLLRRNQVIILVGETGSGKTTQIPQFVVNSKLNQGLQVAVTQPRRVAAMSVAARVADEMDVELGETVGYSIRFEDKTSKNTVIKFMTDGMLLREAITDPMLRNYGVIILDEAHERTVSTDVLFGLIKEVAGSREDLKIVVMSATLDGKKFQKYFGGADMLSIPGRTFPVEIFYTSCPQKNYVDAVFNTVIRIHKDEDEGDILVFLTGEDEILKLKQRLDSRNTALSRVLTVLPLYGSMDPREQEQVFKQVEGRKCVLATNIAETSLTIDGIVYVVDTGFAKQNVYNPRARVESLLVAPISQASAAQRAGRAGRTRPGKCFRLYTEEAYKNELIPQTFPEILRSNIATVVLNLKKLGIDDLVHFDFMDPPAPETMMRALEELNYLKALDDEGELTPTGDLMAEFPLEPQLAKMVVVSPKYGCTRDVIALVAMLSVPNVFMRSQGKRDGLKTAYSDRAYRLRSKRGDHLTMLNVFNAYVALVPQGRRVCEDFCYEVRASTKGLDSAVRVFEQLAKLAQKHLKVDCTLDHKSDPVESNVLRCLCAGFFQQTAYSSKGTTYYTVKDNQAVALHPSSILTSLESLVVYHQIVHTSRTFLRTVSSVELSWLLETTPEYFDPNTIPNRELRELIKRALRDR